One genomic segment of Nothobranchius furzeri strain GRZ-AD chromosome 10, NfurGRZ-RIMD1, whole genome shotgun sequence includes these proteins:
- the atf5a gene encoding uncharacterized protein atf5a produces the protein MMATSAHVWKTLRVCPADPLTLSHPQASHSQSQGCRGEVSEESQHLIGDGLTDWMTEEVDFSSYLPNPPSPPSSTNASLPPSPLQNDIQVPSDLEVMTSLLQEELAQLEDYFLSEPLQEKGQRLGKCDRGPLPAGPQPFSQLPYASYSTSNQSDSNPLLVTLATGELDLLSICGGSIGRSKIPRHTPYSCSRPSGCGRKRVVDGVRFSEGYDNSLLSSKGSNSGISAVALNGSYGCVEDDQLVGKSYCLGSTIELRRCASLPKEEKNCCFTQDVISGAKVVGGGFGFGGSPDAQHKKEDVLMYSMREVSGGTSNNEVLSSIKTSVEVTKATVSWKSDSSDGCYVPAAPQAEAYHSFLGNINEQVKTESLQILQPELHCNYLEHQAPECFLMARESLNLDSPGHRQACRLREDHCAVKYEVDIVPHEGGERKQKKRDQNKTAAHRYRQRKRAELDSLEEQLHCLEGRNRELRDKAESVEREIQYVKDLLIEVYKARSQRLKQDSTA, from the exons ATGATGGCAACATCGGCTCATGTTTGGAAGACTCTTCGTGTCTGCCCGGCAGAccccctcactctctctcacccACAGGCTAGCCACAGCCAATCACAGGGGTGCAGGGGGGAGGTGTCAGAGGAGAGCCAGCACTTAATTG GTGATGGTCTCACTGACTGGATGACGGAAGAAGTGGATTTCTCCTCGTACCTCCCAAACCCTCCTTCCCCTCCCTCCTCCACCAATGCCTCCCTTCCCCCTTCACCCCTTCAGAATGATATCCAGGTGCCCTCTGACTTGGAGGTCATGACCTCTTTGCTGCAAGAGGAACTTGCCCAACTAGAGGACTACTTCCTGTCTGAACCACTGCAAGAGAAAGGGCAGAGGTTGGGAAAATGCGACAGGGGTCCACTGCCGGCGGGTCCTCAGCCGTTCAGTCAACTGCCATATGCATCCTACTCCACGTCTAACCAATCGGATTCCAACCCTCTTCTTGTTACCCTGGCAACCGGAGAGCTGGACCTGCTGAGCATCTGTGGTGGGTCGATTGGGCGATCCAAGATTCCAAGACACACCCCGTACAGCTGCAGTCGCCCAAGTGGGTGTGGTAGGAAAAGAGTTGTGGACGGCGTTAGGTTCAGTGAAGGCTATGACAACAGCTTGTTGAGCTCCAAAGGAAGTAACTCAGGTATCTCTGCTGTGGCCCTTAACGGTAGTTACGGTTGTGTAGAGGATGATCAATTGGTTGGGAAAAGCTATTGTCTGGGTAGTACTATCGAGCTTAGAAGATGTGCCAGTTTACCCAAAGAAGAGAAAAACTGCTGTTTTACTCAAGATGTGATAAGTGGTGCAAAGGTCGTTGGTGGTGGTTTTGGCTTTGGTGGGTCTCCTGATGCCCAACATAAGAAGGAGGATGTGTTGATGTACAGCATGAGGGAGGTCAGTGGAGGCACCAGTAACAACGAAGTGCTGAGCAGTATCAAGACTAGCGTGGAGGTGACAAAAGCCACGGTGTCTTGGAAAAGCGACAGCAGCGACGGGTGTTATGTTCCTGCAGCGCCACAGGCTGAAGCCTACCATAGTTTCTTGGGAAATATCAATGAACAGGTGAAAACGGAGAGTCTCCAAATACTTCAGCCTGAGTTGCACTGTAATTACCTAGAGCATCAAGCCCCAGAATGTTTTCTGATGGCCAGAGAGAGTCTGAACCTGGACTCTCCAGGGCACAGGCAAGCCTGCAGGCTGAGGGAAGACCACTGCGCTGTGAAATACGAAGTGGACATCGTTCCGCACGAAGGAGGGGAgcgaaaacaaaagaaaagggaTCAGAACAAAACTGCCGCCCATAG GTATCGCCAGCGAAAAAGGGCGGAGCTAGATTCTTTAGAAGAGCAACTGCATTGCCTCGAGGGAAGGAACCGGGAGCTGCGCGACAAGGCGGAGTCGGTAGAACGAGAGATCCAGTACGTTAAAGACCTGCTGATTGAAGTTTACAAGGCGCGCAGCCAAAGGCTCAAGCAGGACTCAACGGCATAG